Within Bacillus sp. BGMRC 2118, the genomic segment ACTTTACGCCATGTTTTGAATGTTTCATCCGCTACTTGCATAGCTTTTTCAGCTAGCTCTTGCGTAGCTTTTGAAACAGTACCAATTACTTGCTTATGATTTGCTGGATTCACCGATACAATTTTACCTTCAGTCGAGATACGCTCCCCACCAATGATTAAATCGTAATCTTGTCCTAAATATGACTCAACAGTTGCAAGACCAGCTTCAAAAGCCTTCTTGTTTGCTTCTACTGAGAAATCTGTAAATGGTTCATGTTTGTAAGGTACTACCATGGATTCCTACCCCCTAAAGTTAATCATTAGCTTTCAAAAACTTTTCTATATAGAAAAGCGTTTTCATCCTACTCCCCTATTCTAACTGAGTGCTTCTATTCTTTCAAACCTTTCAGGGCAAAAAGTTATTGATAAATATGAACATATGGTTCTTCCATATCTACTTCTCTTACAATTAATGCTTCTGGTCCATCAATAGACGAAATATAGCATTTAACGGTAAAGTAATTAGGAAAATGCTCCATTACAAGCCCGGTTACGTATTGTGTAAATCCGACCACTTCTGCCTTACCATAAAACTGCATCGGAATTTCAATCGTTAACTCTGTTAACTGTTCATCCCGGTAATATCCCCGTCCAATGACCCCAGTATAGTTCGGGAAATAATCATCAATGTCTGCTTTAAAATTCAGCATTCTCGTATTGTCATCACGATAGTCTTTTTGTGCATCTTTACCCGGTAATAAATAGTAGGCTTCCTTCACGACATTCCACTTATCAATGGTGTTGTTCTTGCCCTTTACTTCTGTATAAGCGAAAAAGCTTCCTGGAACGACTGACTGCTTCTCCTCCAGCATAAATAGTCCAATCACAACAGGAACATTTTCTAACCCTTCAATCGAACGGATTCGCTTCAATACTTCAGCTGCAAGTTCTTTCCCTTGCTGTTCAATTTTCGCCTCAGGAATGGCGTACTCTCTCGGATACCCATCTTCTTGTTCATAATAGTGAACAGAATTTAAGGCAAGCCCGATTGATATTCCACTTAACTCTGCTTTACCTTCTGAATCTTTTTTTAGGTAATTTTGTTCCATAATGTGAGATAAATAAATCGGTGCAGATTCATTATTATCCTTGGCCGTACCTCCAGACACTTTAACTGGATTTAATCCTAAGTTTTTTACTTCTTTCTTCTTTCCCTTTTGGTCCGCAAGTTCTTTTTCTATATCAGCATCTGATTTTTTTCTCTGTAACCAGCTGCTAACCGTTTCCCCATCTAAATACTGTCCATCCTGATATAAATAATCATCAGATGGAAATGTACTTTGTGAAAGACGCATTAACCCTGTTTCAAATTCATCAATATCGAGGCGGTTGTAAATCCCACTTACAACTCTCCCTCTCGCCTCACTTGCATTAAAAGGTAAAACAGTTCGATAATATTGATCCGAAATTTTATATTTAGGAACGATTGCTGTTTCCTGTGAATTTTCGGTTTCTTGAACAAGCTCTTCGTCCTTTTCAAATTGAGGCACACACCCACTTAATACGAGTACTGCTCCAATGATAAATGCCCCTAGTCTCCTCATCCCAGTCACCCCTTACTTGTTTAACTCTTCGACTAATCTTGCCTCATCCCAGATTTCCACACCGTGCTTCTGAGCTGCCTCCAGCTTTGACCCTGCAGCTTCACCTGCGATAAGCAAATCGGTTTTCTTACTCACACTTCCAGACACCTTACCACCGAGGAGCTCTATTTTTTCCTTAGCTTCATTGCGGGATAAAATTTCAAGCTTCCCTGTAAGAACAACTGTCTTTCCTGCAAAATAAGAGTCTATGTCTTCTACATTGACTAATTTAGGTCCGTTATAGGACGTATTTACACCTAGCTCACGTAATTCGGAAATCAGTTTTTGCACATCCGGGTTATCAAAATACGTTGCAACCGATTCAGCCATTTTATCACCAATTTCATTAATTGCGACAAGCTCTTCAACCTTAGCTTCCTGTAGTCGTTCAATTGTCTCAAACTGCTGCGCTAATGTCTTTGCTGCCTTTGCCCCAACGTGCCTAATCCCTAGACCAAATAGCAATTTTTCAAGTGAATTAGATTTAGATGCCTGAATGGAGTTCACTAAATTTGTTGCTGATTTATCACCCATTCTCTCTAACTGAACGAGTTGGTCCTTCTCTAGGCGATAAATGTCTGCTACGTCTGAAATTAACTTTTCTTCAAATAGCTGACTAATAACACGTTCTCCAAGCCCATCAATGTTCATGGCATCACGAGAGACAAAGTGAATGAGTCCTTCACGAATTTGAGCAGGACACATCGGATTAATACAACGAAGTGCCACTTCACCCTCAAGTCTCACTAGTTCGCTTTCACATTCCGGACAATGCGTAGGCATCGCAAATTCCACTTCTTCGCCTGTTCTGCGCTCTGTTAATACACCGACAACTTCTGGGATAATATCACCGGCTTTTTTGACGATAACGGTATCACCTAGTTTTATGTCTTTTTCTCGAATTAAATCTTCATTATGTAATGACGCTCTTTTTACAACCGTGCCCGCTACTCGTACTGGTTCTAGTATGGCTGTTGGAGTGACGACACCTGTTCTTCCAACACTTAGCTCGATATCAATTAGCTTTGTTATCACTTCTTCAGCAGGGAACTTATAGGCTATGGCCCATCTAGGACTTTTCGCTGTGAATCCTAGTTCATCTTGCTGTTCGAGAGAATCGACCTTAATCACGATTCCATCAATCTCGTACGCTAGATTAGGACGTTTTTCTTGCCATTTTTGAACGTAGTTGATCACATCTTCAATGCTTGCACATTTTTCACGTTCTGGGTTTGTTTTAAATCCTAGCTCATGAAGTAAGTCCAACCCTTGGCTATGAGAAGTTACCCCTGTAGAACCAACGTTACCAATTCCATACACGAAAATATCTAAGTTGCGTTTTGCCGCAAGCTTTGGATCCAATTGGCGAAGTGAGCCTGCCGCAACATTTCGTGGATTTGCAAAGAGCTCTTCTCCTGCTGCCTTCTTCTGTTCATTTAAAGCATCAAAGGATTTTTTCGGCATATACGCCTCACCGCGTACCTCTAATGAGAAGGGCTTCGTTAATCGTAATGGGATGGAACGAATAGTCTTTAAATTTTGTGTGATGTCCTCACCGATCGAACCGTCTCCACGGGTAGCTCCCTGAACAAATAAACCGTCTTCATAACGCAGGGAAACAGCTAAACCGTCAATCTTCAGCTCACATACGTAGGAAACCTGATCACCTACACCCTGCCTAACTTTCCGATCAAAGTCCCGTAAGTCATCATCATTAAAGGCATTCCCTAAACTTAACATCGCTGTTCGATGCTCTACCTTTTCAAAAACAGACAACGCTGCTCCACCTACACGCTGAGAAGGAGAGTCGTCTGTTAGTAAATGAGGGTTTTCTGCTTCTAAACGAATCAACTCATGTAACGTTTGGTCATATTCACTATCCGGTACTGTTGGCTTATCCAGCACATGGTATTCATAGTTCCATTTATTTAAAAGGTCTCGAAGCTCTTCAATTCTCTCATGCAATTGTTCAGACATCGTTTCATCTCCCTTTTATGTACTTCATCACTTTAAAGCATTGGGGGACAGACCCCCATTGCTTTAAAGTGGTAAAGAGGTATTACACCTTTTCAATTGGAGCGAATTTTGCTAGTAATCTCTTGATACCGATTGGACTTGGGAATGCGATGTCTAGTTCCTTCGCTTCTCCCTCTCCCTTTACGCTTACTACCGTTCCGACTCCCCACTTTTTATGCTCTGCCTTGTCACCGACGCTCCAGCCAATCGACTCTCCTCCTGTAGTTTTCGCTACCGGGCGCATAACCGGTTGGCGTCTTTCTGCTGGACGGGAGAAGCTCCCCGTACCCGCATTAGAGCCCCTGAATGGTGATTTCTTTTCTTCTTCCTCATTTGCTAATTCTAATAAATCAACAGGAATTTCAGAAATAAAACGAGAGACCGGGTTTATATTCGTACGGCCAAATAACGTACGCATTTGGGCATTTGTAATATATAAATTCTGCTCTGCACGTGTTATTCCTACATAAGCTAATCGACGTTCTTCTTCCATTTCTTCTTCATCAAATAATGAACGGCTGTGAGGGAAGACACCTTCCTCCATCCCCATTAGGAATACAACAGGGAATTCTAGTCCTTTTGCTGCATGCAGTGTCATCAAAATGACGTTACCTTGATCTTTGTCCTCATCTTCGTCAAGCTTATCAATATCAGCAACTAAAGCTAAATCTGTTAAAAACGCAATTAAACTTTTATCCTCTGTATTTTCTTCGAAGTTCTTCGTTACAGATAAAAATTCATCTAAGTTTTCTAAACGTGCTTCTGCTTCAATGGTTTTCTCATTCTTCAACATGTCACGGTAGCCTGTTTTTTGTAATACTTCTTCTACCAATTCTGTTACAGATAAAAACTCCTGCATGTTCACCCAGTTTCGTAGTTGGTCACGAAATTCAACTAAAGCCTTTGTCACCTTGCCGCTCAATCCAATTAACTCTACCATCTGAAGCGCTTCATAAATGGACATATCGTGCAGCGCTGCATAGTTTGCAATTTTATCTAACGTCGTTGCACCAATTCCACGCTTCGGAACATTAATAATACGCTCTAGACTAATATCGTCATTTGGGTTCGCAATTAGACGTAAGTACGCAAGGATATCTTTAATTTCTTTACGATCATAGAACTTTGTTCCGCCCACAATGTTATAGGAGATGTTTGATTTTAACAGCACTTC encodes:
- a CDS encoding CamS family sex pheromone protein; its protein translation is MRRLGAFIIGAVLVLSGCVPQFEKDEELVQETENSQETAIVPKYKISDQYYRTVLPFNASEARGRVVSGIYNRLDIDEFETGLMRLSQSTFPSDDYLYQDGQYLDGETVSSWLQRKKSDADIEKELADQKGKKKEVKNLGLNPVKVSGGTAKDNNESAPIYLSHIMEQNYLKKDSEGKAELSGISIGLALNSVHYYEQEDGYPREYAIPEAKIEQQGKELAAEVLKRIRSIEGLENVPVVIGLFMLEEKQSVVPGSFFAYTEVKGKNNTIDKWNVVKEAYYLLPGKDAQKDYRDDNTRMLNFKADIDDYFPNYTGVIGRGYYRDEQLTELTIEIPMQFYGKAEVVGFTQYVTGLVMEHFPNYFTVKCYISSIDGPEALIVREVDMEEPYVHIYQ
- the ligA gene encoding NAD-dependent DNA ligase LigA → MSEQLHERIEELRDLLNKWNYEYHVLDKPTVPDSEYDQTLHELIRLEAENPHLLTDDSPSQRVGGAALSVFEKVEHRTAMLSLGNAFNDDDLRDFDRKVRQGVGDQVSYVCELKIDGLAVSLRYEDGLFVQGATRGDGSIGEDITQNLKTIRSIPLRLTKPFSLEVRGEAYMPKKSFDALNEQKKAAGEELFANPRNVAAGSLRQLDPKLAAKRNLDIFVYGIGNVGSTGVTSHSQGLDLLHELGFKTNPEREKCASIEDVINYVQKWQEKRPNLAYEIDGIVIKVDSLEQQDELGFTAKSPRWAIAYKFPAEEVITKLIDIELSVGRTGVVTPTAILEPVRVAGTVVKRASLHNEDLIREKDIKLGDTVIVKKAGDIIPEVVGVLTERRTGEEVEFAMPTHCPECESELVRLEGEVALRCINPMCPAQIREGLIHFVSRDAMNIDGLGERVISQLFEEKLISDVADIYRLEKDQLVQLERMGDKSATNLVNSIQASKSNSLEKLLFGLGIRHVGAKAAKTLAQQFETIERLQEAKVEELVAINEIGDKMAESVATYFDNPDVQKLISELRELGVNTSYNGPKLVNVEDIDSYFAGKTVVLTGKLEILSRNEAKEKIELLGGKVSGSVSKKTDLLIAGEAAGSKLEAAQKHGVEIWDEARLVEELNK
- the pcrA gene encoding DNA helicase PcrA; its protein translation is MQYLSNKLLAGLNPEQQEAVKATDGPLLIMAGAGSGKTRVLTHRIAYLMAEKEVAPWNILAITFTNKAAREMKDRVSKIVGGAAEDIWISTFHSMCVRILRRDIDRLGYSRNFTILDTTDQLSVIKNVMKDRNIDTKKFEARSILGSISSAKNELITPDEYAKTAAGPYESIVSSVYEDYQKRLRKNMALDFDDLIMITITLFMRVPEVLEYYQRKFQYIHVDEYQDTNRAQYMLVKQLASRFQNLCVVGDSDQSIYRWRGADISNILSFEKDYPRARVILLEQNYRSTKRILQAANEVIEKNGNRKPKKLWTENDEGNKIVYYRGSTEQDECYYVAGIIKQLLNSGQRTANDFAILYRTNAQSRVMEEVLLKSNISYNIVGGTKFYDRKEIKDILAYLRLIANPNDDISLERIINVPKRGIGATTLDKIANYAALHDMSIYEALQMVELIGLSGKVTKALVEFRDQLRNWVNMQEFLSVTELVEEVLQKTGYRDMLKNEKTIEAEARLENLDEFLSVTKNFEENTEDKSLIAFLTDLALVADIDKLDEDEDKDQGNVILMTLHAAKGLEFPVVFLMGMEEGVFPHSRSLFDEEEMEEERRLAYVGITRAEQNLYITNAQMRTLFGRTNINPVSRFISEIPVDLLELANEEEEKKSPFRGSNAGTGSFSRPAERRQPVMRPVAKTTGGESIGWSVGDKAEHKKWGVGTVVSVKGEGEAKELDIAFPSPIGIKRLLAKFAPIEKV